Proteins encoded together in one Aeromonas encheleia window:
- a CDS encoding DUF4357 domain-containing protein encodes MLHKQVSFIIDSKGTKQAAVVPIDIYNELMTLQKALSDNKPGERELYHFNGKGAEAHGYPVGKRQNPGFMVQAGSTANGEDAASLREAVIELRQELLAKGVLSTRSEGGLVFIADQLFNSPSLAASLVAGNNRSGLDAWQNSAGYTLKQSGFGKK; translated from the coding sequence ATGTTACACAAGCAAGTCAGTTTTATCATCGATAGCAAGGGCACCAAGCAGGCGGCCGTCGTGCCCATCGATATTTATAACGAGCTGATGACCCTGCAGAAGGCGCTCTCCGACAACAAGCCGGGGGAGCGCGAGCTCTACCACTTCAACGGCAAGGGGGCGGAAGCCCACGGTTATCCGGTCGGCAAGCGGCAAAATCCCGGCTTCATGGTGCAGGCCGGCTCCACCGCCAACGGGGAAGATGCCGCCTCCCTGCGCGAGGCGGTGATCGAGCTGCGCCAGGAGCTGCTGGCCAAGGGAGTGCTCAGCACCCGCAGCGAGGGCGGCCTGGTGTTCATCGCCGATCAGCTGTTCAACAGCCCCAGCCTGGCCGCCAGCCTGGTGGCGGGCAACAACAGAAGCGGCCTGGATGCCTGGCAGAACAGCGCCGGTTATACCCTCAAGCAATCCGGGTTCGGCAAGAAATAG
- the nhaD gene encoding sodium:proton antiporter NhaD, with protein sequence MSGSLRLIALLGLSLFSCESLADGGAIPLTHSGAGWFALVLFVFAYGLVMAEEPLQLHKSKPVLIAAGIIWIVIGIVYAEQGLGTLAHDGFRHNLLEYAELLLFLLVAMTYINAMEERRLFDALRAALVRSGYSLRTLFWLTGILAFFISPVADNMTTALLMCSVVLKVAGGDRRFVNLACINIVVAANAGGAFSPFGDITTLMVWQAGKVQFGQFFALFIPSLLNFLVPALLMSLMVPRHAPQVQDEEVELKRGAGVIVLLFILTIVTAVACQHFLHLPPVLGMMLGLGYLQFFGFYLRKTLARSLARKRARYERSGDKARLQRLDSVVPFDVFSQIARAEWDTLLFFYGVVMCVGGLGFMGYLELASQFLYAGGDPTRANVVIGLLSSVIDNIPVMFAVLSMDPEMVTGQWLLVTLTAGVGGSLLSIGSAAGVALMGQARGMYTFFGHLKWLPAILLGYMVSIGAHLWLNSALL encoded by the coding sequence ATGTCTGGATCCCTGCGCCTCATCGCCCTGCTCGGGCTCAGTCTGTTTTCCTGCGAAAGCCTCGCCGACGGCGGCGCCATTCCCCTGACCCACAGCGGGGCGGGCTGGTTTGCCCTCGTCCTCTTCGTGTTCGCCTATGGCCTGGTGATGGCCGAGGAGCCCCTGCAGCTGCACAAGTCCAAGCCGGTGCTGATCGCGGCCGGCATCATCTGGATAGTGATTGGCATCGTCTATGCCGAGCAGGGGCTCGGCACCCTGGCTCACGACGGATTTCGTCACAACCTGCTGGAATATGCCGAGCTGCTGCTGTTCCTGCTGGTGGCCATGACCTATATCAACGCCATGGAGGAGCGGCGGCTGTTCGATGCCCTGCGCGCCGCCTTGGTGCGCTCGGGTTATAGCCTGCGCACCCTGTTCTGGCTCACGGGTATCTTGGCCTTCTTTATCTCGCCGGTGGCGGACAACATGACCACGGCGCTCCTGATGTGCAGCGTGGTGCTCAAGGTGGCGGGGGGGGATCGCCGCTTCGTCAACCTCGCCTGCATCAACATCGTAGTGGCGGCCAATGCCGGCGGCGCCTTCAGCCCCTTTGGCGACATCACCACCTTGATGGTGTGGCAGGCGGGCAAGGTGCAGTTCGGCCAGTTCTTCGCGCTCTTCATCCCCTCCCTGCTCAACTTCCTGGTGCCGGCCCTGCTGATGAGCCTCATGGTGCCGCGCCATGCCCCCCAGGTGCAGGATGAGGAGGTGGAGCTCAAGCGCGGTGCCGGTGTCATAGTGCTACTGTTCATCCTCACCATAGTGACCGCGGTCGCCTGCCAGCACTTCCTGCACCTGCCCCCGGTGCTCGGCATGATGCTGGGGCTGGGCTACCTGCAATTTTTCGGCTTCTACCTGCGCAAGACCCTGGCTCGCTCCCTGGCCCGCAAGCGCGCCCGCTATGAGCGCAGCGGCGACAAGGCGCGGCTGCAGCGGCTCGATAGCGTAGTGCCGTTCGACGTGTTCAGCCAGATCGCCAGGGCCGAGTGGGACACCCTGCTGTTCTTCTACGGGGTGGTGATGTGCGTCGGCGGGCTCGGCTTCATGGGCTATCTCGAGCTGGCCTCCCAATTCCTCTACGCGGGGGGCGACCCGACCCGGGCCAACGTCGTCATCGGCCTGCTCTCCTCCGTCATCGACAACATCCCGGTGATGTTCGCCGTGCTGTCGATGGATCCGGAGATGGTGACGGGGCAGTGGCTGCTGGTGACCCTGACCGCTGGAGTGGGGGGCAGCCTGCTCTCCATCGGCTCCGCCGCCGGGGTGGCGCTGATGGGGCAGGCCCGCGGCATGTACACCTTCTTCGGCCACCTCAAGTGGTTGCCCGCCATTCTGCTTGGTTATATGGTCAGCATAGGGGCACATCTGTGGCTCAATAGCGCCCTGCTTTGA
- a CDS encoding pyridoxamine 5'-phosphate oxidase family protein — protein sequence MGQLFEALSPPHIAFIEAQQIYFVGTAAEQGTVNLSPKGGDSLRIIDPHRLAWLNLTGSGNESAAHVLRNPRMTVMFCAFEGAPMILRAYGQARVLHRGDPGWEAAMARFPASVAARQIFLLDIERVQTSCGMAVPLYDYQGDREALANWSTRQGKEGIEAYWRKKNQLSLDGFESEILVRSGLEADQ from the coding sequence ATGGGACAGTTATTCGAGGCGCTCTCGCCACCTCATATCGCCTTTATCGAGGCACAGCAGATCTATTTCGTCGGCACGGCGGCGGAGCAGGGCACGGTCAACCTCTCCCCCAAGGGGGGCGACTCCCTGCGGATCATCGACCCCCACCGTCTGGCCTGGCTCAACCTGACCGGCAGCGGCAACGAGTCGGCGGCCCATGTGCTGCGCAACCCTCGCATGACGGTGATGTTCTGCGCCTTCGAGGGGGCGCCTATGATACTGCGGGCCTATGGCCAGGCGCGGGTGCTGCACCGCGGCGACCCAGGCTGGGAGGCGGCCATGGCGCGCTTTCCGGCCAGCGTGGCGGCCCGGCAGATCTTCCTGCTCGACATAGAGCGGGTGCAGACCTCCTGCGGCATGGCGGTGCCCCTGTACGACTATCAGGGGGACAGGGAGGCGCTGGCCAACTGGTCGACGCGCCAGGGCAAGGAGGGGATCGAGGCCTATTGGCGCAAGAAGAACCAGCTGAGCCTGGATGGATTCGAGAGCGAGATACTGGTGCGCAGCGGCCTTGAGGCCGATCAATAG
- a CDS encoding Bcr/CflA family multidrug efflux MFS transporter, whose translation MPQSIALSPRFLFILLGALAGLTPLAVDMYLPAIPAIARDLATSIDGAQLTISAFLGGFAIGQLFYGPLADSYGRKPVILAGLSMFAIASVGCAMAESLPELLAWRMVQAAGGAAGSVVVNALLRDMFEKDAFSRAMSFVILVMTLAPLVAPVVGGYISAHSNWRVIFWLLVGISLLICVVMQWKIQETLKPEHRQPLKLGQVLRNYWGVLSHRGAMGYVLCGALSSSGMFAFLSASPYVYIEYFKVPTEHYGWLFGLNILLMMVVTFVNSRLVKGVGAERMLQYGLIMLPLAGALLIYNAWSQTGGLWGIVIPVVLFVGHISLVGANAMTGLMGHFPQSAGTAAALAGTLRFGVGALVGILVNLNPPQSPLPMAIAIASCGFGSALSYWLLTSKRAATA comes from the coding sequence ATGCCCCAGTCCATAGCCCTCTCCCCTCGCTTCCTGTTTATCCTGCTCGGTGCCCTGGCGGGTCTGACACCGCTGGCGGTCGACATGTACCTGCCCGCGATCCCGGCCATCGCCCGGGATCTGGCCACCAGCATCGACGGGGCTCAGCTCACCATCAGCGCCTTCCTCGGCGGCTTCGCCATCGGCCAGCTGTTCTACGGTCCCCTGGCCGACAGCTACGGCCGCAAGCCGGTGATCCTGGCGGGTCTCTCCATGTTTGCCATCGCCTCGGTCGGCTGCGCCATGGCGGAGTCGCTGCCGGAGCTGCTGGCCTGGCGCATGGTGCAAGCCGCCGGCGGGGCGGCCGGCTCAGTGGTGGTCAACGCCCTGCTGCGGGACATGTTCGAGAAGGATGCGTTCTCCCGCGCCATGTCCTTCGTCATCCTGGTGATGACCCTGGCGCCGCTGGTGGCCCCGGTGGTGGGCGGCTACATCAGCGCCCACAGCAACTGGCGGGTGATCTTCTGGCTGCTGGTGGGCATCAGCCTGCTCATCTGCGTGGTGATGCAGTGGAAGATCCAGGAGACGCTCAAACCCGAACACCGGCAGCCGCTCAAGCTCGGCCAGGTGCTGCGCAACTACTGGGGCGTGCTCTCCCACCGCGGCGCCATGGGCTATGTGCTGTGCGGCGCCCTGTCGAGCTCCGGCATGTTCGCCTTCCTGAGCGCCTCGCCCTACGTCTACATCGAGTATTTCAAGGTACCGACCGAACACTACGGTTGGCTGTTTGGCCTCAACATCCTGCTGATGATGGTGGTCACCTTCGTCAACAGCCGGCTGGTGAAGGGGGTGGGCGCCGAGCGCATGCTGCAATACGGCCTGATCATGCTGCCGCTGGCCGGTGCCCTGCTCATCTACAACGCCTGGAGCCAGACCGGCGGCCTCTGGGGCATCGTCATCCCGGTGGTGCTGTTCGTCGGTCACATCAGCCTGGTGGGGGCCAACGCCATGACAGGCTTGATGGGCCACTTTCCCCAGTCGGCGGGCACCGCCGCGGCCCTGGCGGGTACATTGCGCTTTGGCGTCGGCGCCCTGGTCGGCATCCTGGTCAACCTCAATCCGCCCCAGTCCCCGCTGCCCATGGCCATCGCCATCGCCAGCTGCGGCTTTGGCTCGGCGCTGAGCTACTGGCTGCTGACCAGCAAGCGCGCCGCGACGGCCTGA
- a CDS encoding 6-pyruvoyl-tetrahydropterin synthase-related protein: MKGLREWYLVVPSLALASGLLLLPFWLQGGSQGHDLFHHLLSGHYFAQQLWQGEPYPRWLMAMNGGFGSPTFFFYPPLPYYVSALFAGPGALAQHAITPLLWSASLALLLSGLAAYLWLRGFTAPGRALAVSLLYLALPYHLAMDLYARFALAEFWAFVWAPLILLGQDLATRRQRGGLLLLALSLALLALSHLPSLLLMMGLISLRALLQAWQGRTLRPCWLILGAQGLGLCMAATLLLPALADQGAISMELMRGGMFDFRRNFLDRLPSGWEDWRFRSHLAWQSLLTLALLLTAWAAAREPHHPELLCWGALGVSAFLMMLPVSQPLWSLLPPLQRVQFPWRLNLILALATVAVVALATPAHRPWQWLWWGLLLLTLISALAYVHSSPLTQAPDRAALADEFDSKRSAREYRPKQVPSGLFAPTLLAWKEEFLPPVSADQPGAHWTLQRWQPRALALEVTTKVPTKLVLHQYDYPGWQAWLDERLMLTVGANPQGLMQLWVPAGSHSLSLRLMPRWPERLGNLLSLLGWLLWLGLACCRQRSPLER; this comes from the coding sequence ATGAAGGGTCTCAGGGAGTGGTATCTCGTCGTGCCGAGCCTGGCGCTGGCCAGCGGACTGCTGCTGTTGCCGTTCTGGCTGCAGGGGGGCAGCCAGGGCCATGATCTGTTCCACCATCTGCTCTCCGGCCACTATTTCGCCCAGCAGCTGTGGCAGGGGGAGCCCTATCCGCGCTGGCTGATGGCGATGAACGGCGGCTTTGGCAGCCCCACCTTCTTCTTCTATCCCCCGCTACCCTACTATGTCAGCGCCCTGTTTGCCGGCCCCGGCGCCCTCGCCCAGCACGCCATCACCCCGCTGCTGTGGAGCGCCAGCCTGGCACTGCTGCTCTCCGGCCTCGCCGCCTACCTCTGGCTGCGCGGCTTCACCGCCCCCGGGCGCGCCCTGGCCGTCAGCCTGCTCTACCTCGCCCTGCCCTACCACCTGGCCATGGATCTCTACGCCCGCTTCGCCCTCGCCGAGTTCTGGGCCTTCGTCTGGGCGCCCCTGATCCTGCTGGGGCAGGATCTCGCCACCCGGCGTCAGCGGGGCGGCCTGCTGTTGCTGGCCCTGAGCCTGGCGCTGCTGGCACTCTCCCACCTACCCAGCCTGCTGCTGATGATGGGGCTCATCAGCCTGCGTGCCCTGCTGCAGGCCTGGCAGGGCCGCACCCTGCGCCCCTGCTGGCTCATCCTGGGGGCCCAGGGGCTCGGGCTCTGCATGGCGGCCACCCTGCTGCTGCCTGCCCTCGCCGATCAGGGGGCCATCTCCATGGAGCTGATGCGCGGCGGCATGTTCGATTTTCGGCGCAACTTCCTCGACCGCTTGCCGTCCGGTTGGGAGGACTGGCGCTTTCGCAGCCACCTCGCCTGGCAGAGCCTGCTGACCCTGGCCCTGCTGCTGACCGCCTGGGCCGCCGCCCGCGAGCCGCACCATCCCGAGCTGCTGTGCTGGGGGGCGCTGGGGGTGAGTGCCTTCCTGATGATGCTGCCCGTCAGCCAGCCGCTCTGGTCCTTGCTACCCCCGCTGCAGCGAGTGCAATTCCCCTGGCGACTCAACCTCATCCTCGCCCTGGCCACGGTCGCCGTGGTGGCGCTGGCCACCCCCGCGCACCGCCCCTGGCAGTGGCTCTGGTGGGGGTTGCTGCTGCTGACGCTGATCTCCGCCCTCGCCTATGTGCACAGCTCCCCCCTCACCCAGGCACCGGACAGGGCCGCCCTCGCGGACGAGTTCGACAGCAAGCGCAGCGCCCGCGAATATAGGCCCAAGCAGGTGCCAAGCGGCCTGTTCGCCCCGACCCTGCTCGCCTGGAAGGAGGAGTTCCTGCCCCCCGTCAGCGCCGATCAACCCGGCGCCCACTGGACGTTGCAACGCTGGCAGCCCCGCGCGCTGGCGCTGGAGGTGACGACCAAGGTGCCGACCAAGCTGGTGCTGCACCAGTATGACTACCCCGGCTGGCAGGCCTGGCTCGACGAGCGCCTGATGCTGACGGTGGGTGCCAACCCCCAGGGCCTGATGCAGCTCTGGGTGCCCGCCGGCAGCCACTCCCTCAGCCTGAGGCTGATGCCGCGCTGGCCGGAGCGGCTGGGCAACCTGTTGTCGCTGCTGGGCTGGCTGCTCTGGCTTGGGCTCGCATGCTGTCGCCAACGATCGCCGCTAGAACGCTGA